A window of Lysobacter sp. TY2-98 genomic DNA:
GTCGTAGCCGGGCGCGATGTCGGTGGTCAGCGGGCCGAGCGTGTAGAACGGCGCTTCGCCGCACTCGCGCAGCTGCTTGTCCATGTTCTCCTTGATCAGCTGCATCGGCACGTGGCCGGGGCCTTCGATCATGGTCTGGACATCGTGCTTCCACGCGATCTGCGTGAGCTCGCCGAGCGTTTCGAGTTCACCGAACTGCGCGGCGTCGTTTGCATCGGCGATCGAGCCCGGACGCAAGCCGTCGCCGAGCGAGAAGGCGACGTCGTACGCCTTCATGATTTCGCAGATGTCCTCGAAGTGCGTGTAGAGGAAATTTTCCTTGTGATGCGCGAGGCACCACTTCGCCATGATCGAACCGCCGCGGCTGACGATGCCCGTCACGCGATTCGCGGTGAGCGGCACATAGCACAGCAGCACGCCGGCGTGGATGGTGAAGTAGTCGACGCCCTGCTCCGCCTGCTCGATCAGCGTGTCGCGGAAGATCTCCCAGGTGAGTTCTTCGGCGCGGCCGTCGACCTTCTCCAGCGCCTGGTAGATCGGCACCGTACCGATCGGCACGGGCGAATTGCGGATGATCCACTCGCGCGTCTCGTGGATGTGCTTGCCGGTGGAAAGGTCCATCACCGTGTCCGCGCCCCATCGGATCGACCAGACGAGCTTCTCGACTTCTTCGGCAATGCCCGACGACACCGCGCTGTTGCCGATGTTCGCGTTGACCTTGGTGAGGAAGTTGCGGCCGATGATCATCGGCTCGCTTTCCGGATGGTTGATGTTGTTGGGGATGATGGCGCGACCGCGCGCGACTTCATCGCGCACGAACTCGGGCGTGATCAGCTTCTGGATGTTCGCGCCGAAGGTTTCGCCGGCGTGCTGGCGCAGCAGGTGCGCCTCGCGGATCGCCTCGATGCGCTGGTTCTCGCGGATCGCGATGAACTCCATCTCCGGCGTGACGATGCCCTTCTTGGCGTAGTGCATCTGCGAGACGTTCGCGCCGCTCACCGCGCGACGCGGCAGCGCGCGATTGCCGAAGCGGATATGCGCGAGCTTGGGATCGTGCTCGCGCGCGCGACCGTAGTCGGACGACAGGCCCGGAAGCACTTCGGTATCGCCGCGCTCGGCGATCCACTGCGCGCGCAGCGACGACAGGCCCGTCGACAGGTCGATCGTCGCGGTTTCATCGGTGTACGGGCCCGAGCAGTCGTATACCGCGAGCGGTGCGTTCTCCTCGCCGCCGAACAGCGTCGGCGTGCGCGCCAGCGCGATCTCGCGCATGGGTACGCGGATGTCGGGCCGCGACCCTTCGACATGGATCTTCTTCGAGCCCGGGATCGGACGGACGACATCGGCCGAAAGCTTTTCGGCCTGCTGGAGGAGTTCGGTGGCGACTGCGTTCATCGGATCGTCCGCTGCATGAGGGGTCGAACGTCGACATCGACGTTCACTGCGAGCGGGCGGCGCGCGGACGCAATGCGCCCCGCGAAGCTTCCCTACGGCGGTCTCAACCGCATCAGGTTCGAAGGGTCTGTCTCAACCGGCCTCGGCCGGTACCCCCGCTTCGAGGCGCATTTCACCATGCGCGGCCCCGCGGGGCCACCGGCCGTACCGCGAACGCGTCGACGAACGGCTTTGACAGGCACCGCGCCACGGGCGTTTACTCGGGTCATGACCTTCCGGGCCTCCCCTGCCGTCGTCTCGACCCTCGCACCGCGAGTGGCGGACGTCTGCACGCGCAACGGCCTCGGTACCAGCACCCGCACCACCACGACCACGTCGTGGAGGATGCGGTTGCGCGTGATTCCGGACTGACCGTCCGCCACCCGCCCCGCATCCGATCGGATGCGGGGATCGCATCCGAACCGGACACGGGGCTCCTGACAGGGAGTGCTCCGCCATGTCCGCCGTCCTGACCGAACGCCGAATCGCCCCGTTTCCGCCGCACATCGCCGCGCGCGGTGCCTGCGCGCGCACCGCGACCACGACGATCGCGCTCGGCCTGATCGGTCCCGGCAAGGTCGGCCGCGCGCTGCTCGCGCAGTGGGCGGACGTCGCGCCGCGCCTGCGGGCGCAGGGCGTCGACGTCGTGCTTCGCGGCGTGATGGATCGTCGCCGCATGTGGCTGGGTGCCGCACGCGGGTCGCTCGATGCGGTGATGGAGGGTTTCGAGGCCGCCTCCGCACCCGATGTCTACCGCTTCGGCCCGCACCTCGTCGACGAAGGGCGCGTGCAGGCGGTGGTCATCGACTGCTCGGGCAGCGACGACGTCGTCGACCACTACGCGCGCTGGCTCAGCCAGGGACTGCATGTGGTGACGCCGAGCAAACGCGCCGGCAGCGGCCCGATCGAGCGCTGGCATGCGATCCGCAACGCGACGCGCAACGGCGCGCGCTTCCGCCACGAAGCCAGCGTCGGTGCCGGCTTGCCCGTCATTCAGACGCTGCGCAGCCAGCTCGACACCGGCGACGACCTGCTCGGCGTCGACGGCGTGCTCTCGGGCACACTCGCGTGGCTGTTCCATCGCTTCGACGGCAGCCGGCCGTTTTCGCACCTCGTTCGCGAAGCGCACGACCTCGGCTACACCGAACCGGATCCGCGCGACGACCTGTCGGGTCTCGACGTCGCCCGCAAGCTGGTGATCCTCGCGCGCGAAGCCGGGCATTCGATCGCGCTGGACGATGTCGAGGTCGAAAGCCTAGTGCCGGCGCACCTGCGCGACGTCCCGCGCGACGCGTTCCTCGCCAAGATCGACGCGCTCGACGCGCCGATGCAGGCGCGCTTCGACACCGCCCGGGCCTGCGGCCGCGCGCTCCGCTACGTCGCGAGCTTCGATGGCCACAAGGCGCACGTCGGCCTCGCGATGCCCGGCCCCGACGACGCCACCGCGCACGGACGCCTCACCGACAACCTGATCCGGTTCCGCACCCGCCGCTACGCGGATAATCCGCTGGTGGTGCAAGGGCCCGGCGCGGGCCCCGAGGTCACGGCGGCCGGCGTGTTCGGCGACGTCCTCGCGATCGCCCAGTATCTCGGAGCCCGCCTGTGACCCGACTCGATGTAAGCCCTCGTGATGTCCAGCCGCTCGACAGCGAAGCGGGTCGCAGCATCCGCGCATTCGCGCCGGCGAGCATCGGCAACATCGGCGTCGGCTTCGACCTGCTCGGCCACACCATCCAGGGCCCCGGCGACGCCGCGACGGTGCGCTTCATCGATGAACCCGTCGTGCGCATCGACGCAATCGACGGCGAGGTGCCCGGCCTCGCACGCATTCCGCTGATCGCCGAACGCAATACCGCCGGTCGCGCGCTGATCGAACTGCGCGCGTCACTCGGCCTCGCGCACGGCTTCGCGGTGACGTTGCACAAGGGCATCGCATTGGGTTCGGGTCTGGGCGGCTCCGCGGCGTCATGCGTGGCGGCGCTGGTCGCAGCGAATGCGCTGCTCGACGCGCCCCTGTCGCGCGAGTCGCTCTACCCGTTCGCACTGGCCGGCGAATCGGTCGCCAGCGGCAGCCTGCACGGCGACAACGTCGCACCCATGTTGCTCGGCGGGGTGGTGTTGGCGACGGAGACGCGCGC
This region includes:
- the thiC gene encoding phosphomethylpyrimidine synthase ThiC, which translates into the protein MNAVATELLQQAEKLSADVVRPIPGSKKIHVEGSRPDIRVPMREIALARTPTLFGGEENAPLAVYDCSGPYTDETATIDLSTGLSSLRAQWIAERGDTEVLPGLSSDYGRAREHDPKLAHIRFGNRALPRRAVSGANVSQMHYAKKGIVTPEMEFIAIRENQRIEAIREAHLLRQHAGETFGANIQKLITPEFVRDEVARGRAIIPNNINHPESEPMIIGRNFLTKVNANIGNSAVSSGIAEEVEKLVWSIRWGADTVMDLSTGKHIHETREWIIRNSPVPIGTVPIYQALEKVDGRAEELTWEIFRDTLIEQAEQGVDYFTIHAGVLLCYVPLTANRVTGIVSRGGSIMAKWCLAHHKENFLYTHFEDICEIMKAYDVAFSLGDGLRPGSIADANDAAQFGELETLGELTQIAWKHDVQTMIEGPGHVPMQLIKENMDKQLRECGEAPFYTLGPLTTDIAPGYDHITSAIGAAMIGWFGTAMLCYVTPKEHLGLPNKHDVREGLMAYKIAAHAADLAKGHPGAQARDNAMSKARFEFRWEDQFNLGLDPERAREYHDETLPKDAHKVAHFCSMCGPHFCSMKITQDVRDYAKEHPESVADIEQGMAEKSAEFRATGAEVYHKA
- a CDS encoding homoserine kinase — encoded protein: MRAFAPASIGNIGVGFDLLGHTIQGPGDAATVRFIDEPVVRIDAIDGEVPGLARIPLIAERNTAGRALIELRASLGLAHGFAVTLHKGIALGSGLGGSAASCVAALVAANALLDAPLSRESLYPFALAGESVASGSLHGDNVAPMLLGGVVLATETRAIRLDAPDLYCAAVHPAHVLETREARAVLAAPYPLGDVVHQTAHLAQFLTGLARGDRELIAAGLHDVLVEPRRAALIPGFDAVKQAALDAGALGASISGAGPTVFGWFDTRSDAETGGAAMVAAFRRADLHSRAYISPVNGPRAEIVA
- a CDS encoding homoserine dehydrogenase; this translates as MSAVLTERRIAPFPPHIAARGACARTATTTIALGLIGPGKVGRALLAQWADVAPRLRAQGVDVVLRGVMDRRRMWLGAARGSLDAVMEGFEAASAPDVYRFGPHLVDEGRVQAVVIDCSGSDDVVDHYARWLSQGLHVVTPSKRAGSGPIERWHAIRNATRNGARFRHEASVGAGLPVIQTLRSQLDTGDDLLGVDGVLSGTLAWLFHRFDGSRPFSHLVREAHDLGYTEPDPRDDLSGLDVARKLVILAREAGHSIALDDVEVESLVPAHLRDVPRDAFLAKIDALDAPMQARFDTARACGRALRYVASFDGHKAHVGLAMPGPDDATAHGRLTDNLIRFRTRRYADNPLVVQGPGAGPEVTAAGVFGDVLAIAQYLGARL